A single Paraburkholderia sp. FT54 DNA region contains:
- a CDS encoding isoaspartyl peptidase/L-asparaginase: MNSNAVIAIHGGAGTILRTSMSASAEAEYHAALHAVLSAGQRVLADGGSALDAVSEAVRLLEDCPLFNAGHGAVYTAAGTHELDAAIMDGSTLEAGAICCVKRVRNPILAARRVLERSEHVLFTGEGAEAFAAAQGLEFAEPAYFHTEARHRQWLIARGQQRAMLDHDGATLSAAPSPSDDDPVPHEPIDPNRKFGTVGAVALDQHGHVAAATSTGGVTNKQVGRVGDTPLIGAGCYADDATCAVSTTGSGEMFMRMVAAYDVAAQMAYRNVSLQEAADDVVMNRLPKIGGRGGLIAVDARGNVTLPFNTEGMYRGFARLGEAPVTAIYR, encoded by the coding sequence ATGAACTCCAACGCAGTGATTGCCATTCATGGCGGGGCAGGGACGATCCTGCGCACGTCGATGTCGGCCAGCGCCGAAGCCGAATACCACGCCGCCTTGCATGCGGTGCTGAGCGCCGGGCAACGTGTGCTCGCCGACGGCGGCAGCGCCCTCGACGCCGTGAGCGAAGCCGTGCGCCTGCTCGAAGATTGTCCGCTTTTCAACGCGGGCCACGGCGCGGTCTACACGGCGGCCGGCACGCACGAACTCGACGCGGCGATCATGGACGGCAGCACGCTCGAAGCCGGCGCGATCTGTTGTGTGAAGCGCGTGCGCAATCCGATTCTGGCGGCGCGCCGCGTGCTCGAACGCAGCGAGCATGTGTTATTCACCGGCGAAGGCGCGGAAGCGTTCGCCGCCGCGCAAGGACTCGAATTCGCCGAGCCGGCGTATTTCCATACCGAAGCGCGCCATCGTCAATGGCTGATCGCGCGCGGTCAGCAGCGGGCCATGCTCGATCACGATGGAGCGACGCTCTCCGCCGCGCCGTCTCCGAGTGACGACGACCCGGTGCCGCACGAACCGATCGATCCGAACCGCAAGTTCGGCACCGTCGGCGCGGTCGCGCTCGATCAACACGGCCATGTGGCGGCGGCGACCTCGACCGGCGGCGTCACCAACAAGCAGGTTGGCCGGGTCGGCGATACGCCGCTGATCGGCGCGGGCTGCTATGCGGACGACGCGACCTGCGCGGTCTCGACCACCGGCTCAGGCGAAATGTTCATGCGCATGGTCGCGGCCTACGACGTCGCGGCGCAAATGGCTTACCGCAATGTGTCGCTGCAGGAAGCGGCCGACGACGTGGTGATGAACCGCTTGCCGAAGATCGGCGGACGCGGTGGCCTGATCGCGGTCGACGCGCGCGGCAACGTCACGCTGCCTTTCAATACCGAAGGCATGTATCGCGGCTTTGCGCGGCTCGGCGAAGCGCCGGTGACGGCGATTTACCGCTAG
- a CDS encoding dipeptide ABC transporter ATP-binding protein, translated as MPTSSHTARPLIETLPPQRVLAVDDLSVAFRSGDTTFNAVRHLSLTVERGETLAIVGESGSGKSVTSLALMRLIEHGGGRLAGGSIAFRRRDGSVLDLAKASSGTMRSIRGADIAMIFQEPMTSLNPVFTVGDQISEAIALHQGKSRSAAHAETLRLLELVRIPEARRVAARFPHQLSGGMRQRVMIAMALSCKPALLIADEPTTALDVTIQAQILQLIRGLQDEMNMGVIFITHDMGVVAEVADRVLVMYRGEKVEEGASDALFAAPSHPYTKALLAAVPRLGAMQGTDQPAKFPILTVEQASLSGTDQAVRPAAAVAEETQPLVQETTPPILRVRDLVTRFPVKSGLFGRLTGRVHAVEKVSFDLRPGETLALVGESGCGKSTTGRSLLRLVESQSGSIEFNGKEISSLTGPALQALRRDIQFIFQDPFASLNPRLTVGFSIMEPLLVHGVAQGAEAQARVAWLLEKVGLPPEAARRYPHEFSGGQRQRIAIARALALNPKVVIADESVSALDVSVQAQIVNLMLDLQRELGVAYLFISHDMAVVERVSHRVAVMYLGQIVEIGPRRAVFEAPQHSYTRKLMGAVPVADPARRHAKRMLAADEIPSPIRALHDEPVVAPLVAVGPDHFVAQHRVGGAY; from the coding sequence GTGCCGACTTCATCGCACACTGCCCGCCCGCTTATCGAAACCTTGCCGCCGCAACGCGTGCTCGCGGTCGACGATCTGTCGGTCGCCTTCCGCAGCGGCGACACCACGTTCAACGCGGTGCGCCATCTCTCGCTGACGGTCGAGCGCGGCGAGACGCTGGCGATCGTCGGCGAATCGGGTTCGGGCAAATCGGTGACCTCGCTCGCGTTGATGCGGCTGATCGAGCACGGCGGTGGGCGCCTTGCCGGCGGCAGCATCGCTTTTCGGCGCCGCGACGGCAGCGTGCTCGACCTCGCGAAAGCGTCGTCCGGCACGATGCGTTCGATTCGCGGCGCCGACATCGCGATGATCTTTCAGGAGCCGATGACCTCGCTCAACCCGGTCTTCACGGTGGGCGATCAGATCAGCGAGGCGATTGCCTTGCATCAGGGCAAGAGCCGCTCCGCCGCGCACGCTGAGACGCTGCGCCTGCTCGAACTCGTGCGCATTCCGGAGGCGCGGCGCGTGGCGGCGCGTTTCCCGCATCAACTGTCGGGCGGCATGCGCCAGCGCGTGATGATCGCGATGGCGCTGTCGTGCAAACCCGCCTTGCTGATCGCCGACGAGCCGACCACCGCACTCGACGTGACGATCCAGGCGCAGATCCTGCAATTGATTCGCGGCTTGCAGGACGAGATGAACATGGGCGTGATCTTCATCACGCACGACATGGGCGTGGTCGCCGAAGTGGCGGACCGCGTGCTGGTGATGTATCGCGGCGAGAAGGTGGAAGAGGGCGCGTCCGACGCGTTGTTCGCCGCGCCGTCGCATCCTTATACGAAGGCGCTGCTCGCCGCGGTGCCGCGTCTCGGCGCGATGCAAGGCACCGATCAGCCGGCCAAGTTTCCGATCCTGACCGTCGAGCAGGCGAGCTTGAGCGGCACCGACCAGGCCGTGCGTCCCGCTGCCGCCGTCGCCGAAGAAACGCAGCCGCTGGTGCAGGAAACCACGCCGCCGATTCTGCGAGTCCGCGATCTGGTCACGCGCTTTCCGGTGAAGAGCGGACTGTTCGGCCGCTTGACGGGCCGCGTGCATGCGGTGGAAAAAGTCAGCTTCGATTTGCGGCCCGGCGAAACGCTCGCGCTGGTCGGCGAATCGGGTTGCGGCAAATCGACCACGGGGCGCTCGCTGCTGCGTCTCGTCGAAAGTCAAAGCGGGTCGATCGAGTTCAACGGCAAGGAAATCAGCTCGCTGACGGGCCCCGCGTTACAGGCGCTGCGCCGCGATATCCAGTTTATTTTCCAGGATCCGTTCGCCTCGCTGAATCCGCGTCTGACGGTCGGCTTCTCGATCATGGAGCCGCTGCTTGTGCATGGCGTCGCGCAGGGCGCAGAAGCGCAAGCGCGCGTGGCATGGCTGCTCGAAAAAGTCGGCTTGCCGCCCGAAGCCGCGCGGCGCTATCCGCACGAATTCTCCGGCGGTCAGCGGCAACGCATCGCGATCGCGCGGGCGCTGGCGCTGAACCCCAAAGTCGTGATCGCCGACGAATCCGTCTCGGCACTCGACGTCTCGGTGCAAGCGCAGATCGTCAACCTGATGCTCGATCTGCAGCGTGAACTCGGTGTCGCGTATCTGTTCATTTCGCACGACATGGCGGTGGTCGAACGCGTCAGTCATCGCGTCGCGGTGATGTATCTCGGGCAGATCGTCGAAATCGGCCCACGCCGCGCGGTGTTCGAAGCGCCGCAGCATTCGTACACGCGCAAGCTAATGGGCGCGGTGCCCGTCGCCGATCCGGCGCGCCGTCACGCCAAACGCATGCTCGCCGCCGACGAGATTCCCAGCCCGATCCGCGCGCTGCACGATGAACCGGTCGTGGCGCCGCTCGTTGCCGTCGGACCGGATCATTTCGTCGCCCAGCATCGCGTGGGCGGCGCGTACTAA
- the gsiB gene encoding glutathione ABC transporter substrate-binding protein GsiB, with translation MNLLVPSSPFRLRALVSGGAVVFAMLAGNAAHADTTAVMAVASTFTTLDPYDANDTLSQAVAKSFYQGLFGFDKDMKLVNVLADSYEASPDAKVYTFKLRHGVKFQDGTDFNAAAVKANFDRVTDPANKLKRYNMFNRIEKTEVVDPYTVKITLKAPFSAFVNVLAHPSAVMISPDALKKYGKDIAFHPVGTGPFELVKWDPAGDLTVKKFAGYWKKGYPKVDAIDWKPVVDNNTRAALMRTGEADFAFQVPFEQAAQLQSSPKVDLIASPSIIQRYISLNVNQKPFDNPKVREALNYAVNKDALTKVVFAGYATPADGVVPQGVDYAVKQGPWPYDPAKARALLKEAGYPNGFETTLWSAYNYSTAQKVIQFVQQQLAQVGIKAQVEALEAGQRVAKVESAQDAATAPVRMYYSGWSSSTGEADWAITPLLASVSFPPKMVNTAYYKNDTVDSDLKQALETTDRTKKAELYTDAQKRIWTDAPWIFLVKEKVVYARSKRLSGAYVAPDGSFNFDEIAIK, from the coding sequence ATGAACCTGCTGGTCCCGTCTTCTCCGTTTCGTTTGCGCGCGCTGGTCAGCGGCGGCGCGGTGGTGTTCGCGATGCTCGCGGGCAATGCGGCGCACGCCGATACCACGGCCGTGATGGCCGTCGCCTCGACCTTCACCACGCTCGATCCGTACGATGCCAACGACACGCTTTCGCAAGCCGTCGCCAAGTCGTTCTATCAAGGACTGTTCGGGTTCGACAAGGACATGAAGCTGGTCAACGTGCTGGCCGATAGCTACGAAGCCAGCCCGGACGCGAAGGTCTACACGTTCAAGCTGCGCCACGGCGTGAAGTTCCAGGACGGCACTGACTTCAACGCGGCCGCAGTGAAGGCGAACTTCGACCGCGTCACGGATCCGGCGAACAAGCTCAAGCGTTACAACATGTTCAACCGTATCGAGAAAACCGAGGTGGTCGATCCGTACACGGTGAAGATCACGCTGAAGGCGCCGTTCTCGGCGTTTGTCAATGTGCTGGCGCATCCTTCGGCGGTGATGATTTCGCCGGACGCGCTGAAGAAGTACGGCAAGGACATCGCGTTCCATCCGGTCGGCACGGGTCCGTTCGAACTGGTGAAATGGGATCCGGCGGGCGATCTGACGGTAAAGAAGTTCGCCGGTTACTGGAAGAAGGGTTACCCGAAAGTCGACGCGATCGACTGGAAGCCGGTGGTCGACAACAACACGCGCGCTGCGCTGATGCGCACCGGCGAAGCGGACTTCGCGTTCCAGGTGCCGTTCGAACAGGCCGCGCAATTGCAGTCGAGCCCGAAGGTGGATCTGATCGCGTCGCCGTCGATCATTCAGCGCTATATCAGCCTGAACGTGAACCAGAAGCCGTTCGACAATCCGAAGGTGCGTGAAGCGCTGAACTACGCGGTCAACAAGGACGCGCTCACCAAGGTCGTGTTCGCCGGTTACGCGACGCCGGCCGACGGCGTGGTGCCGCAAGGCGTCGACTATGCGGTCAAGCAGGGTCCGTGGCCGTACGATCCGGCCAAGGCGCGCGCGTTGCTGAAGGAAGCGGGTTATCCGAACGGTTTCGAAACCACGCTGTGGTCCGCGTATAACTACTCGACCGCGCAGAAGGTGATCCAGTTCGTGCAGCAGCAACTCGCGCAAGTGGGCATCAAGGCGCAGGTCGAAGCGCTCGAGGCGGGTCAACGTGTCGCCAAGGTGGAAAGCGCGCAGGATGCGGCGACGGCGCCGGTCCGTATGTACTACTCGGGCTGGTCGTCGTCGACGGGTGAAGCGGATTGGGCGATCACGCCGCTGCTCGCGTCGGTTTCGTTCCCACCGAAGATGGTCAACACCGCGTACTACAAGAACGACACCGTCGACAGCGATCTGAAGCAGGCGCTCGAAACCACCGACCGCACGAAGAAAGCCGAACTCTACACCGACGCGCAAAAACGCATCTGGACCGACGCGCCGTGGATTTTCCTCGTCAAGGAAAAGGTCGTGTACGCGCGCAGCAAGCGTCTGTCGGGAGCTTATGTGGCGCCGGACGGTTCGTTCAATTTCGACGAGATCGCGATCAAGTGA